The following are from one region of the Flexibacter flexilis DSM 6793 genome:
- a CDS encoding BaiN/RdsA family NAD(P)/FAD-dependent oxidoreductase yields the protein MSNSKTVIVIGAGAAGFFAAIRCATVSPDCQVIILEKTTKVLSKVKVSGGGRCNVTHACFDIKKLLSFYPRGGKFLRPVFKNFSPTQTVEWFEQRGVPLKTEADNRIFPVSDSSQSIIDCLEEEAKHLGVQVRLQSAVIDIQKTENQDFIIQTPTQQYICQKVILAAGGHPQPQHYQIAAALGHQIVEPVPSLFTFNTPNSPFLELAGVSTPESKVKISGVDMEQTQPLLITHWGFSGPAVLKLSAWAARELAERNYRFDFQIHWLPKYNQEQLLQILQTKKQDSPQQQVSSHSVEGLPLRLWKSLCAQAGIEAAQRWVDLPKKNLNKLLDLLTRTVLQAEGKTTFKEEFVTAGGISAEDIDWNTMESRVCKGLYFAGEIIDIDGVTGGFNFQAAWATGFVAGTNAAQMLS from the coding sequence ATGAGTAATTCCAAAACCGTGATAGTGATAGGAGCAGGGGCGGCAGGTTTTTTTGCGGCTATCCGATGCGCTACTGTTTCGCCTGATTGTCAGGTGATTATTTTAGAAAAAACAACAAAAGTTTTATCCAAAGTAAAAGTGTCGGGCGGCGGACGCTGCAATGTTACGCACGCTTGTTTTGATATAAAAAAGCTCTTGTCATTTTACCCGCGTGGCGGCAAATTCCTCCGACCTGTATTCAAAAATTTTAGCCCGACCCAAACCGTCGAATGGTTTGAGCAGCGAGGCGTTCCGCTCAAAACCGAAGCCGATAACCGCATTTTTCCCGTTTCGGATAGCTCACAAAGTATCATTGATTGTTTGGAAGAAGAAGCCAAGCATTTGGGCGTACAAGTACGTTTGCAAAGTGCTGTAATTGATATTCAAAAAACAGAAAATCAGGATTTTATAATTCAAACGCCTACGCAACAATACATTTGTCAGAAAGTAATTTTGGCGGCTGGCGGCCATCCGCAACCCCAACATTACCAAATTGCGGCGGCTTTGGGACACCAAATCGTTGAGCCTGTGCCGTCGTTGTTTACGTTCAACACGCCTAACAGTCCGTTTCTGGAATTGGCTGGCGTTTCTACGCCCGAAAGTAAAGTGAAAATTTCGGGTGTGGACATGGAGCAAACCCAACCGCTACTCATTACGCATTGGGGTTTTAGTGGCCCTGCCGTGCTGAAACTCTCGGCATGGGCGGCGCGTGAGTTGGCGGAAAGAAACTATCGCTTTGATTTTCAGATACATTGGTTGCCAAAATACAACCAAGAACAATTGTTACAGATTTTACAAACCAAAAAACAAGACAGCCCGCAACAGCAAGTAAGCAGTCATTCGGTGGAAGGTTTGCCGCTTCGTTTGTGGAAAAGTTTGTGTGCGCAGGCGGGCATCGAAGCCGCGCAACGCTGGGTAGATTTACCCAAAAAGAATTTGAACAAATTGCTGGATTTGCTCACGCGTACCGTGTTGCAGGCCGAAGGCAAAACGACTTTTAAAGAGGAATTTGTAACGGCTGGCGGCATTAGTGCTGAAGACATCGACTGGAATACGATGGAAAGCCGTGTGTGCAAAGGCTTGTATTTTGCGGGGGAAATAATTGATATTGACGGCGTTACGGGAGGTTTTAACTTTCAGGCCGCTTGGGCGACGGGCTTTGTGGCGGGTACGAATGCCGCGCAAATGCTTTCCTGA
- the panC gene encoding pantoate--beta-alanine ligase, translated as MATTLKPMLSVIHQPHELQALLNERKRQGASIGFVPTMGALHDGHASLIEKSWNENDVTVCSIFVNPTQFNNPDDFLHYPKTIEQDTQLLQEAGCDYLFLPTSETMYPTGTPRTRFDFGALETVMEGAFRAGHFNGVGIIVSKLLHLVQPDKAYFGLKDLQQYLVVKQLVADLGFPVQIIGCPIIRDEDGLAMSSRNKRLTATQRAIAPLLYKALQKAESLLATKDFGQIQEEVAALLATEPSFKLEYFEIADGQTLESIKHYSPEKSIALCIAAFLGDVRLIDNILIEK; from the coding sequence ATGGCTACTACCCTAAAGCCTATGTTATCTGTTATACATCAGCCCCACGAACTCCAAGCACTCCTCAACGAGCGTAAAAGACAAGGGGCAAGCATCGGTTTTGTGCCTACAATGGGTGCATTACACGACGGACATGCCTCACTTATCGAAAAATCGTGGAACGAAAACGATGTAACCGTATGTAGTATTTTCGTCAATCCGACACAATTTAACAACCCCGACGACTTTCTACATTACCCCAAAACCATCGAACAGGACACCCAACTACTGCAAGAGGCAGGCTGCGATTACTTATTTTTGCCTACCAGCGAAACCATGTATCCCACAGGCACGCCGCGCACACGTTTCGACTTTGGCGCATTGGAAACGGTCATGGAAGGGGCTTTTCGCGCTGGGCATTTCAATGGCGTGGGGATTATCGTCTCAAAATTATTGCACTTGGTGCAACCCGACAAAGCCTATTTCGGTCTCAAAGACCTACAACAATATTTGGTGGTAAAACAACTAGTAGCAGATTTGGGATTTCCTGTCCAAATCATTGGTTGCCCCATTATCCGCGACGAAGACGGCTTGGCCATGTCTTCGCGTAACAAACGCCTGACCGCCACGCAAAGAGCCATTGCGCCACTTTTGTATAAAGCACTTCAAAAGGCAGAAAGCCTTTTGGCTACCAAAGATTTTGGTCAAATTCAAGAAGAAGTAGCCGCACTGTTGGCCACCGAACCAAGTTTTAAACTGGAATATTTTGAAATTGCCGACGGCCAGACACTCGAATCAATAAAACATTATTCACCCGAAAAATCTATTGCGCTTTGTATCGCCGCATTCTTGGGCGATGTAAGGCTCATTGATAATATTTTAATTGAAAAATAA
- the panD gene encoding aspartate 1-decarboxylase yields the protein MLIEVCKSKIHRARVTQAELHYVGSITIDEALMDAANLIENEKVQVVNVNNGERLETYVIKGERNSGIICLNGPAARKAQVGDIVIIIGYGYMDFEAAKTFKPSLAFPDNNNRLV from the coding sequence ATGTTAATAGAAGTTTGTAAATCAAAAATTCACCGCGCACGCGTAACGCAAGCCGAATTGCATTACGTGGGAAGTATCACCATCGACGAGGCTCTTATGGACGCGGCCAACCTTATCGAAAACGAAAAAGTGCAAGTCGTGAATGTAAACAACGGCGAGCGTTTGGAAACGTATGTGATTAAAGGTGAACGCAATAGCGGTATTATTTGCCTCAATGGGCCTGCGGCACGCAAAGCCCAAGTAGGTGACATTGTGATTATCATCGGCTACGGCTACATGGATTTTGAAGCAGCCAAAACCTTCAAACCATCCTTAGCTTTCCCAGACAACAACAACCGTTTGGTATAG
- a CDS encoding DUF4270 family protein, producing MGLIICLLALYTLPSCEDPNRIGLDVQPEEDLINAIYLDNLPVNTYTMMRDSVYTYSSGGYLVGSYLDPQFGRTTAEAYGQIYTTSISFPAGETRTLDSIVMILDYAYNYYGDTSKIQHFKIYQLQDTLTAPLYANSEKAVKAGAALLGETSFKPNPGGTDAVARIKLNPALGNQILNKQTWTYTELSRDFPSWFVIKPDIDNNTCILDFAILKNETTTDSKSEVKIYYKGTTGVTTTAKTLSLNIINGNRFNQIKGNRAGTFLSNVSAPNLVSSSTTNQLVAVQSGTGIRGYLNFPFLDNIPQYFNGANKIKIVKAELELKSQYATGEMIAPAALYLSQPREKYPQTRVPLIDVDTTIGLKTESYMYNSSGTTYYTASRTILSKQDTINHLYTYTLPLTSYFNDVLQGQVDNNGLIITSASTRTSVSRLLFGDQNNTTNPLRLKLYYIKLD from the coding sequence ATGGGGCTAATAATATGTTTATTAGCCCTTTATACTTTACCTTCTTGCGAAGACCCCAACCGCATAGGGCTTGACGTTCAGCCCGAAGAAGATTTAATCAATGCCATTTATTTGGATAACCTGCCTGTTAATACCTACACCATGATGCGTGATTCTGTTTATACGTATTCTTCTGGTGGGTATTTGGTAGGCTCTTATCTAGACCCTCAATTTGGCCGTACTACTGCTGAGGCTTATGGTCAAATATACACAACAAGTATTAGCTTTCCTGCAGGAGAAACGCGCACGTTGGACTCTATTGTCATGATTCTTGATTATGCGTATAATTATTATGGAGACACAAGTAAAATACAGCATTTCAAGATATACCAACTACAAGATACGCTTACAGCACCGTTGTATGCCAATTCTGAAAAAGCCGTAAAAGCTGGAGCGGCTTTGTTGGGCGAGACATCATTCAAACCTAATCCAGGGGGTACCGATGCGGTGGCTCGGATTAAGTTAAATCCTGCATTGGGTAATCAGATTCTCAACAAACAAACTTGGACATACACGGAGCTTTCACGTGATTTTCCTTCATGGTTTGTTATAAAACCTGATATTGATAATAACACATGTATATTAGATTTTGCTATCCTGAAGAATGAAACAACAACTGATAGTAAATCAGAAGTGAAAATCTATTATAAAGGAACAACTGGTGTTACTACTACTGCTAAGACACTTTCGCTTAACATTATTAATGGCAATAGATTTAATCAAATAAAAGGAAATAGGGCTGGTACATTTTTGAGTAATGTCAGTGCCCCTAATTTGGTAAGTTCTAGTACTACGAATCAATTAGTGGCGGTGCAAAGCGGTACTGGTATCAGAGGGTATCTAAATTTCCCATTCTTGGATAATATTCCTCAGTATTTTAATGGAGCGAATAAAATAAAGATAGTGAAGGCTGAATTGGAGTTGAAGAGCCAATATGCTACGGGAGAAATGATAGCTCCTGCCGCACTGTATCTGTCGCAACCCCGAGAAAAGTATCCGCAGACGCGTGTGCCTCTGATAGATGTAGATACAACAATAGGGCTTAAAACTGAATCGTATATGTATAATTCATCAGGAACTACCTATTATACTGCTTCTCGCACAATACTAAGCAAGCAGGATACTATCAATCATTTATACACTTATACACTTCCGCTTACTTCGTATTTTAATGATGTTTTGCAGGGGCAAGTGGATAATAATGGGTTAATTATTACAAGTGCCAGTACCAGAACGTCTGTTTCTCGTTTACTTTTTGGCGATCAAAATAATACGACAAATCCCCTACGTTTGAAACTATACTATATAAAATTAGACTAA
- the purE gene encoding 5-(carboxyamino)imidazole ribonucleotide mutase has product MVGIIMGSQSDLVVMQAAADVLEQLGVAYELNIVSAHRTPLRMVEYAQTAAAKGIKVIIAGAGGAAHLPGMVASLTVLPVVGVPVKSSNSIDGWDSVLSILQMPSGVPVATVALNGATNAGLLAAQIMATSDVALTDRLIAYKQSLHDKVMDSVAALQSKK; this is encoded by the coding sequence ATGGTAGGAATCATTATGGGCAGTCAGTCGGATTTGGTGGTAATGCAAGCCGCCGCCGACGTGTTGGAGCAACTCGGTGTTGCTTATGAGCTTAATATCGTTTCGGCGCATCGCACGCCGTTGCGTATGGTCGAATATGCCCAAACTGCCGCAGCCAAAGGCATCAAAGTAATTATTGCGGGTGCGGGAGGTGCAGCGCATTTGCCAGGGATGGTGGCTTCGCTCACGGTGTTGCCTGTGGTGGGCGTGCCTGTCAAATCCAGTAATTCCATAGATGGCTGGGACTCGGTGCTTTCTATTCTGCAAATGCCGTCGGGCGTGCCTGTGGCCACGGTGGCACTCAATGGCGCGACCAATGCGGGACTTTTGGCTGCGCAAATCATGGCCACTTCCGATGTGGCACTTACCGACCGATTGATTGCCTACAAACAATCGCTACACGATAAAGTAATGGATTCGGTAGCCGCTTTGCAGTCAAAAAAGTAG
- a CDS encoding glycogen/starch synthase, translating into MSKLRILYVASEINPFLQTTQVADFLRKLPQAMQEKGMEIRILIPRFGLINERRNKLHEVVRLSGINISVGDEEKPLVIKVASIPNARLQVYFIDNEDYFQRKSVFFDKDNRFYADNDERAIFFCKGVLETVKKLGWSPDIVHCNDWMTSLIPMYLKTTYKKDPVFKDTKTVFSVYNNSFDYKFDSSLVEKVKMMDIEDSMLSALLSADYEGFVKIGAEYADACIKAPEEANPSLDKLFSELHNAKKIEHILESEEDVVESYFNLYTELMG; encoded by the coding sequence ATGTCGAAACTACGGATACTTTATGTAGCGAGCGAAATCAACCCGTTTTTGCAAACTACCCAAGTGGCAGATTTCTTGCGCAAGCTACCGCAAGCCATGCAAGAAAAAGGAATGGAAATCAGAATTTTAATTCCGCGTTTTGGTTTGATAAATGAAAGAAGAAATAAATTGCACGAAGTGGTGCGTCTTTCAGGAATCAACATATCGGTAGGAGATGAGGAGAAACCGTTAGTCATCAAAGTTGCATCTATCCCCAACGCGCGTTTGCAAGTCTATTTCATTGATAATGAAGATTATTTCCAGCGCAAATCAGTATTTTTTGATAAAGATAACCGCTTTTATGCCGACAACGACGAAAGAGCTATCTTTTTCTGCAAAGGCGTGTTAGAAACGGTGAAAAAATTAGGTTGGTCGCCAGACATCGTGCATTGCAACGATTGGATGACAAGTCTGATACCCATGTATCTGAAAACCACCTACAAAAAAGACCCTGTTTTTAAAGATACCAAAACAGTGTTCTCTGTGTACAATAATTCATTTGATTATAAGTTTGATAGTAGTCTGGTGGAGAAAGTAAAAATGATGGACATAGAAGACTCAATGTTGTCTGCTTTGCTTTCTGCCGATTATGAGGGATTTGTGAAAATAGGAGCAGAGTACGCTGATGCGTGCATCAAAGCTCCCGAAGAAGCAAATCCAAGCCTTGATAAACTATTTTCAGAACTTCATAACGCAAAAAAAATTGAACACATTCTCGAATCAGAAGAAGATGTCGTCGAATCTTACTTCAATCTTTACACAGAACTTATGGGCTAA